The Rhizobium sp. Pop5 genome segment CGGTACTATTCGCCCGATCGTGGAGAAGACGCCCCTGATAGCGCCCGTCTCCGGACGCATCTCCCGTGTCCTTGCCTTTGAGAACGATGTCGTTGCTAAGGGGAAGGAAATAATCGCCTTTGACGATCATGTAATCGAGGAAAAGCTCAGCGGGGTTTTAGCCGACATTCATGCCAAGAGCGATCTTGCCCATGACTTCCAAACGCTGATTTCTTCCGGCGCAAGGCTCAGCGTCTCGCCCCCCTCCAAACCGAATCCGCGACGGCTGAAAGGGTGCATTTTCTCAACTTGCTGCGCGAGAACCAAAATGCGCGCAGTAACGCCGCGGCGGAACTCGACCGCGCAAAGCGACTTGTCTCGGCTGCTGCGGCGCCGGCGAAGACCGTTGACGAGAAGGCTTTCGCTCTCCAAAATATCGAGGTCCAAGGCGAGATCCTCGTGCGACGCAAAACCGCTGATTGGAACCAGAAGCTCCTTGATGCTAACCTGCGCTTAAAGGAACTCACGGCCACCTTGCATCAGCTCGAGCACGAACGGGACCTGCACCGCATCCGCGCCCCAGTATCGGGTGCTCTCGAGCAGTTCTCCGGCCTCGCGCACGGAAGCTACGTGCAGAGCGGGCAAACCGTTGGTTGGATCTCGCCGAACGACGATCTGGTGGCGGAAATCTACGTCTCCCCCAACGACATTGGCTTTGTGCAGCCTGGTCAGCCGGTGCGGCTCCAAGTGGATGCCTTTAACTACAACCAATGGGGTGTCATCAAAGCAAGGGTGGTCGAGGTGGCGCAGGACTTCACTCTGCATGACGGGAACCCGGTCTTCAAGGTCCAGTGCGCGCTCTCTCGCAGCGAACTCGCGCTGAAAAGCGGGGCCATCGGCCACCTGAAGAAAGGCATGACCGTGCGGGCTCGCTTTCTGTTGGCCAATCGCACTCTCCTGCAACTGCTCTACGACGAGGCAGACGATTGGCTCAACCCGATGCTGGCGGGGCGCTAATATTGTCCCAACAGCCAGCGAGCCTCCATGTCGAGTAAGGCCATTAAGTTCAAACAGCGTGACATCACGGATTGCGGCGCCGCCAGCCTCGCATCTGTCGCAGCCTTCTATGGCTACAAGTTGCCATTGGCGCGCATCCGCCAGTATGCGTCGACCGACCGCTCCGGTACGAGTGTGCTGGGGCTCACGGAAGCGGCGCAGAAGCTGGGCTTCATCGCGAAAGGCGTCAAAGGTGGCTTCGACAGCCTGTACAAGATCCCCAAGCCCGCTATCGCGCACGTCGTCAAGGAGGACCTGCACCATTTCGTAGTGGTCCATGCGATCGACGCCAAGTGGGTCATCGTCATGGACCCGGCCTTGGGCGAAATCTGCAAAGTGCCGCATCAGGAATTCATGGAGCAATGGACCGGCGTTCTGGTTTTGCTGGTTCCGGCAGACACATTCAATCGTCGAGACGAGACCACGTCGCCCCTCGCCCGATTCGCCCGCCTACTCGCGCCACACCGCACGGTGATGGCGCAGGCTCTCGTCGGCGCTCTTGTGACGACCGTCCTCAGTCTCTCGACGGCGATCTACGTTCAGAAGATCGTTGATCACGTGATCCCAGCGGGAAACCGCAACCTGCTCAACTTGATGAGCATCGCAATGCTGCTGATCCTAGCGATACAGATCCTGATCAACCTCCTAAGAGGCCGACTCGTCCTGCAGACGGGGCAGAAGATCGACGTATGCTTGATCCTCGGCTATTACAATCACATCCTGGCCCTGCCCCAGAAGTTCTTCGATAGCATGCGCATGGGAGAAATCGTGTCGCGCATGAACGACGCTGTGAAAATCAGGAGCTTCCTGAACGACGTTTCGATAAACATGTTTGTTGACATTTTAATGATACTGTTCTCGTTCGGAATGATGTTCATCTATTCCTGGAATATTGCTTTGATCGTGGCGCTCGCCATTCCAATGTACATCCTGGTATATTGGGCCATCAATCGGATGAATCGAAATCTCCAACGAGTCATCATGGAAAATGACGCCAAACTCGAGGCGCAACTGGTAGAATCACTCGGAGCTGTCTCCACCATTAAGACTTCCGGCGTCGAGAGCTTCGCAAACTTCAAAATGGAGACCCGCTTCGTAAAGATGCTGCATTCCGTCTACAGCTCCGGGCTGATCTCAATCTGCGGCGACAACGCCTCGACGTTGCTGTCGGTCCTGTTCACCATCGTGCTGATGTGGTTTGGAACCACGCTTGCGCTCGAACAGGCCGTCACGCCCGGCGAATTGCTGTCCTGCTATACGTTGCTTGGCTATATCACCCGGCCGGTCGCCCGCCTGATCCAGACCAACCGGATCGTTCAAGACGCGTTTATCGCGGCGGATAGACTTTTCGAGATCTTTGAACTGGAGTCGGCAAGCAGCAGCGGCATCGATGCTACGAAGACCGATCTCGGAGATATTCGCCTGGAGAACGTCACATTCCGCTATGGCGCGCAGGCGGAGGTTTTCAGCGATCTAAGCGTCTCCTTTCGCCAAGGAGAGTTGACGGCCGTCGTGGGTGAGAGCGGCTCGGGCAAAAGCACCCTTGCGGCTCTGCTGCAGAATGTCTACCAGCTTGAGGATGGATGCATTCGGATCGGCCAATATGCCCTCCAGGATTTCTCGAGCGCATCACTGCACAAGGTCATGGCTGCAGTACCGCAATCGATAGACGTCTTCTCCGGTTCCGTGATCGAGAACATCGCCCTGGGCGAGTTCGAACCGGAGTTCGATAAGATCGTACGCATCTGTGATCGAATAGGACTGCGGGAGTGCATCGAGCGCTGGCCCGGGCGGTTCCAGGCCCATCTGGGCGAGAACGGGGTTCGCCTCTCCGGAGGTGAGAAGCAGCGCCTCGCATTGGCTCGGGCCCTGTACCGGGATCCCGACGTTCTAATCCTTGACGAAGCGACCTCCTCTCTGGACTCGGCAGCCGAAGAATTTGTGCTGCGGGTTGTTGAGGATCTGTCTCGCGCTGGGAAGACCATCATAGTCATCACTCATCGGTTGAGCACCGTTCGTGGGGCGGACAATATTGTGGTCCTGGACAAGGGGCGGGTCATTGAGGAGGGAAAGCACGCTGACCTAGTGAGAACTGATGGCCCTTACGCTCGATTATGGCGGGCGCCAAGGTCGTGATCCGTGTAGGCCCTGTCGGCTCGAGGATTGAAAACGGTTGTGAACGTCACGGTTAAGCAGCATGGCAACATTGTCGGCTGTGAACTTGAAGCGGCGGTGATCGGAACGTGGGCGATGGACTTCGTTCACGACCAACTCGCAACGGGTAAGAAACTGCGCGTGCTGACGGTGGTCGACACCTTCTCGCGCTACGTGCCGGTGCTTGATCCACGTCATAGCTATAGAGGCGAAGACGTTGTGCAAACCCTTGAACGGGTGTGCCAAAAAGCCGGCTATCCGAAAACGATCCGTGTCGACCAAGGGACCGAGTTCGTGTCGCGCGACTTGGACCTGCGGGCCTATTCCAAGGGTGTGACGTTGGACTTCTCACGCCCCGGCAAGCCGACTGATAATGCTTTCATCGAAGCGTTCAATGGCCGCTTCCGTGCAGAATGCCTGAACCAGCATTGGTTCCTGACCCTTGCGGATGCCCGCGAAAAGATGGAGGATTGGCGTAGATACTACAATGAGGAAAGACCTCATGGTGCGATCGGCAACAAGGTGCCGATCTCGTTGGTGAATTCGGGAGGCGCAACCAGCCCGCCTCCCTGAATGAAGCCGGAAAACTCTAGCATCCGGTGGTCCAACGTTTGGGAGCGGTTCAAGACCGCCGAGGCTCTAATCGCCGCCGGATGAAAATTCAGTGGCAGGTCATTTGAAGGCCAACCACCTACCTTCCTGCCGAACACTGGCAGACCAGAAAACAAGGGGCGCAGCCAATACACGTCGCTTGATCAGTGCTTGTGAGATACGCCGGAGCCAAAGAGGAGCCGTAGTGAGTAGTGAACGCACTGTCATGCAGGTTCCTCCATGTCGCCCCCCCCCCGCGCCAAGAACGCTAGGGCACACCCCCGGATTGCTTGATTGCTGGGCAGATTAGCGAAGAATTCCGCCCTATATGAGCCGTTTCAACCGCACTTAAACGCGCGCTACATCTGAATAGGTCTTAATTGTTGTTAAGCCATTATCGACCAGGCCAGTTCCCGCCTCGGCGAGCTTTTGGAGGTTGTCGAAGCCAAATCGATGTACGTCGCGGAGCGTCTTCGAGAGTACTACGAGCCGCCCCGCCGTGAGTAATATCCGACCGAATCCCTCATGGTTCACAGTCAACACCGGTGACGCCATCAGTCCGGACTGCTCCTCTATAGCAAGTGCTACGGCGGCATAGAAGATCTCAAGCCGCCACTGCACCTCTAGGTCAGGTCCCCCGATGAGAGGAATCGCCCTACGCTGCTGCCTCGTCACGATGAAATCACAGAGCAAATCGGTGTCCGATTTCTCTTGCCACAATTCAAAGGTGTCTTGAGCACGCATCAGACGCAAGAGGCACTTAATGAAAGGCGTGGCGAGAGCATCTTTCTCATCTAATCGAGCATTGTTGGGGACAGGGGTGACGTTTGACATCAGTTAAAATCCTCCTGAGTGTTGGATGCGGTTTGACTAAGGGCCACACCCGCTTCCGGTAACACCATCCCTTAAAATGGTGCGGCAGATGGGACCTGTGGCGACGCAACTTGGCCCGGACGAATGACATGGCCCCTCGAAACGGGGCGGCCGCAACAACAACGGCAAGCGGCGGGCAACGCTGGCGGGCTTGACGAAAAGCGCTTCACAAGCGAGATTCCCGTCGCGATAGTCCAGTGGCGGTAGGTTTCGCCGCGAACTCCACCCTCAACCAACCTATTCGCCGCCAGGTGTAAAACCGTGTCTCGGGCTTTCGAATTGAGGATCAGGCGGGGGGTGGAATCAGCTTTTCGAGGTCGACAAGGACAGTGAGAGTATCTTGAGAGGCCGTGTACTTGCCGATACCCCCTTTTCCGTGCGAACTGATGCAGACCTGCCATGTATTTTCCCTTCAAGGTTCAAATCGACTTCGACCGGACGCCACACGTTCCACCAGGCGATTGCCCGCCGCGTAGTTCTGGGAGTTCAAGACTCATGCCAGTCTCCTCCGCTGAGGTTCGGAACACGGCATCTGTATTGTTTCCAGCTTCTTAGCTAGCCCATGAAGAATTGATCGAGGACAACGTTGTCGTGAACCGGACAAGACGCGGTGGGGATCGAAGAAATGGCATCCCGGTGCAGCGGCGGAACCTATTCTCCGGCCACGTCAGCAACAAATGACACCCGCCGAAGCCGCTCCGCTCTCAATTCGCGGATTGGGCGCAATGTCCGGCCGCTTGCCGAGGTGCAGCCGGTCGATCTTCTTTGCTTGGCGATCACAGCGCCTCCCAGTGATGGACTCCGAGACCCGCATGCATCACTGGCTGGAGCTCCCTTCCTCGACAGTTAGCGCCGTCATTTGGGGGAATGCCGCGGGCAAATGGAATGCGGCATAGGCCCCCGCGACGCCGGCGACAGCTCAACAACGCTCTGAATTTCCACAGTGAACGGCTGTTAGACGTAGCCGGCAAAGGGGAAGCTCACGAAGATCAGATGGCCCTTCAGGGCCGGGTCCTGGTCCGATGCCCACCGGATCGACCGGCCGCAAGGTTTTAGGACCGTTTCAACAACCAGCCCCTGGGCGCCTCGGCGGCGTGTATCTTAAGTTGCCGGCGTGCGTCGGCCGCGTTCACTCTCTATCCGCACCAGAACACGGCACCCGGGGGATCATGCTGCCGGCACGACCTAGCTGGCCGGTACCGTCGGCGCCGGCAAGAGGATGACTGTGGCAGCGGCCGTCATGGAGCAGTGCTGCCTCGGTGTGACCGCTGAGGCGATACTCGGTAACCGATGTTCTGCTCCCACGTTGCTCTGGCAGCCCTGATCTGTGATCGCCTATCCATGGACGAGCAACAGGAGTTTCTCCATGGAGACTACAATTGAGTTTCTCACGACCAAGAAGTCTGGACGTGATATGCATCGGCATTGGCCGGACGAAGTCAAGGCGCAGATCGTTTCGGAAAGTCTTCGGCCAGGCGCGATGGTCAATGAGGTCGCAGAGCGCCACGGCTTGAAGCCGAACCACCTGTCCACATGGAGAACGATGGCACGGCAGGGCAAGCTGGTTCTGCCTGCACCCGAGGATGCGGTGGAGTTCGCTGCGGTGATCGTTGATCCACCCGTTTCGGAGCCGCCGATCAAGAAAGCCAGCCGTCCCGAGATCATCGTCGGTGCTGTCACGATACGTTTGGAAGAAGGCGCGTCCGCCACCCGGATCGCCGCTGTCGCACGTGCCCTTGCGGTTCCGGCATGATCTTTCCATCGAACCGCGTCCGGATCATGGTGGCGACCAAGCCGGTCGACTTCCGCAAGGGGCATGACGGATTGGCGGCGCTTGTCAAAAACGAGCTGCACAAGGACCCATTTACGGGGACCGTCTTCGTATTTCGGTCACGCAAGGTGGACCGGTTGAAGCTAATCTACTGGGATGGCAGCGGTCTGGTGATGGCTTACAAGCGGCTGGAGGAGCACACGTTCACTTGGCCAGATATCCGGGACGGCTTGATGACCCTGGGACCTGCCCAGTTCGAAGCGTTGTTTGCGGGGCTCGACTGGCGTCGGGTCCGTTCCATTGAGGCGAGAGCTGTCAGTACCGGAGCAATACTCCTCATTAGTGCCGTTTGAATCTTCCCCAGGTGCTGCGGCCGCCGGTCTTCCGGGGCGCGCCCCGGAAGACCGGCGGCGCGTCATCGCCGATACTCCTTCCGATGGTCGGAAGGGGGATATTGGTGATCAAGCTGAGGGAGACGATCATGATCCTGGATCTGCATCAGCAGGGGCTGACGGTGTCGGCTATTTCCAGAGAAACTGGCATCGATCGCAAGACGGTGCGCAAATACATTGAGCGAGGACTTGAGGCTCCGGCCTATGGTCCAAGAAAGCCTCGGGCGACGGTCATCGACCCGTTCGCTTCTTACTTGCGGGAGCGGGTCAAATCCTATCCCGGTCTGACCGGCAGTCGATTGTTTCGAGAACTGCGTGAACGAGGCTATACCGGCGGCTACACGGCTGTGACGGATTTTCTCCGCGATGTACGCCCCGTTGCAAGTCAGGGCTTTGAAGTTCGTTTCGAGACGCCGCCTGGTGAGCAGGCCCAGGTCGATTTCGCCCAGTTCCATGTCGTCTTCACCGACGAACCGATGACGCCGAGGATCGTCTGGCTGTTCTCGATGGTGCTGGGTCATAGCCGCCTCATCTGGGCACGCTTCGTCATGCATCAGAACCTGCCGACCGTCCTGCGGTGTCATATAGCGGCCTTCGAGGCCATTGGTGGCGCTCCAAGAGAGGTGCTTTACGACCGGATGAAGACGGCCGTTATCGGCGAAGGCCAGACAGAAGGCATCGTCTATAACCGTGCCCTGATCGACCTGGCACGCCACTACGGTTTCCACCCGAAGGCCTGCAAACCTTATCGGGCCAAGACGAAGGGCAAGGTCGAGAGACCCTTTCGCTATATCCGCGAAGACTTCTTCCTCGCCCGTTCGTTTCGCAACCTCGATGATCTGAACGCCCAGCTCCGGCACTGGCTGGATACCGTCGCCAATCCAAGGAAGCATGCCACGACCCTGCGTGTCGTCAATGAAGCCTTCGCCGAGGAGCGGAAGCACCTGCGACCGTTACCGCTGGCTCCGTTCAAATCCGTTCTGAAGCTGGAGCGCCGGGTATCGCGGGAGGGAATGGTCAGCGTCGGCGGCAACACCTATAGCGTTCCGGATGCTACGCGAAGCCGAACGGTGGAAGTCCATTCTCTCGCTGACGAGGTCCGCATCTTCGAGAACGGCGTGCTGATCGCAGCCCATCCCGTCCTGGAGGGCCGCAAACAGCGCCGAGTTCATCCTGAGCATCGACGAACACTCGCGCCGCAACATCGGTCCAGGACGCGCGACGACGCCATTGTCGTCAAGCCCGCCGGCGACACCGTGCTTCAGAGATCTCTCGCCTTCTACGATGCCGTCGGCAAAGTCCTGGCACAGGAGAATCGCCCATGAGCGCGGCCCTCGATGCCATTCCGTCCATGATCGATCGTATCCGTCATGATCTCGTCGGCCTGAAGATGCCACGTGCACTCGAAGCTCTCGACCACGTCGTTCGACGCCTCGAGCACGGTGAGCTTTCCGCGCTGGAAGCCATTGATATCCTTCTCTCCGAGGAACTCACCTTACGCGAGAACAGCCGGATCAAGACCGCACTGCGAATGGGCAGGCTTGCGACGATCAAGACGCTCGCCGGCTTCGACTTCACCTTCCAGCCTTCGCTTGATCGAGATC includes the following:
- a CDS encoding peptidase domain-containing ABC transporter, producing the protein MSSKAIKFKQRDITDCGAASLASVAAFYGYKLPLARIRQYASTDRSGTSVLGLTEAAQKLGFIAKGVKGGFDSLYKIPKPAIAHVVKEDLHHFVVVHAIDAKWVIVMDPALGEICKVPHQEFMEQWTGVLVLLVPADTFNRRDETTSPLARFARLLAPHRTVMAQALVGALVTTVLSLSTAIYVQKIVDHVIPAGNRNLLNLMSIAMLLILAIQILINLLRGRLVLQTGQKIDVCLILGYYNHILALPQKFFDSMRMGEIVSRMNDAVKIRSFLNDVSINMFVDILMILFSFGMMFIYSWNIALIVALAIPMYILVYWAINRMNRNLQRVIMENDAKLEAQLVESLGAVSTIKTSGVESFANFKMETRFVKMLHSVYSSGLISICGDNASTLLSVLFTIVLMWFGTTLALEQAVTPGELLSCYTLLGYITRPVARLIQTNRIVQDAFIAADRLFEIFELESASSSGIDATKTDLGDIRLENVTFRYGAQAEVFSDLSVSFRQGELTAVVGESGSGKSTLAALLQNVYQLEDGCIRIGQYALQDFSSASLHKVMAAVPQSIDVFSGSVIENIALGEFEPEFDKIVRICDRIGLRECIERWPGRFQAHLGENGVRLSGGEKQRLALARALYRDPDVLILDEATSSLDSAAEEFVLRVVEDLSRAGKTIIVITHRLSTVRGADNIVVLDKGRVIEEGKHADLVRTDGPYARLWRAPRS
- a CDS encoding NifX-associated nitrogen fixation protein — its product is MSNVTPVPNNARLDEKDALATPFIKCLLRLMRAQDTFELWQEKSDTDLLCDFIVTRQQRRAIPLIGGPDLEVQWRLEIFYAAVALAIEEQSGLMASPVLTVNHEGFGRILLTAGRLVVLSKTLRDVHRFGFDNLQKLAEAGTGLVDNGLTTIKTYSDVARV
- a CDS encoding transposase, which encodes METTIEFLTTKKSGRDMHRHWPDEVKAQIVSESLRPGAMVNEVAERHGLKPNHLSTWRTMARQGKLVLPAPEDAVEFAAVIVDPPVSEPPIKKASRPEIIVGAVTIRLEEGASATRIAAVARALAVPA
- the tnpB gene encoding IS66 family insertion sequence element accessory protein TnpB (TnpB, as the term is used for proteins encoded by IS66 family insertion elements, is considered an accessory protein, since TnpC, encoded by a neighboring gene, is a DDE family transposase.) yields the protein MIFPSNRVRIMVATKPVDFRKGHDGLAALVKNELHKDPFTGTVFVFRSRKVDRLKLIYWDGSGLVMAYKRLEEHTFTWPDIRDGLMTLGPAQFEALFAGLDWRRVRSIEARAVSTGAILLISAV
- the istA gene encoding IS21 family transposase, encoding MIKLRETIMILDLHQQGLTVSAISRETGIDRKTVRKYIERGLEAPAYGPRKPRATVIDPFASYLRERVKSYPGLTGSRLFRELRERGYTGGYTAVTDFLRDVRPVASQGFEVRFETPPGEQAQVDFAQFHVVFTDEPMTPRIVWLFSMVLGHSRLIWARFVMHQNLPTVLRCHIAAFEAIGGAPREVLYDRMKTAVIGEGQTEGIVYNRALIDLARHYGFHPKACKPYRAKTKGKVERPFRYIREDFFLARSFRNLDDLNAQLRHWLDTVANPRKHATTLRVVNEAFAEERKHLRPLPLAPFKSVLKLERRVSREGMVSVGGNTYSVPDATRSRTVEVHSLADEVRIFENGVLIAAHPVLEGRKQRRVHPEHRRTLAPQHRSRTRDDAIVVKPAGDTVLQRSLAFYDAVGKVLAQENRP